GATTCCGAAGGTGCAATATCTGCAGAGGCTTTCACCCTGGAGGTGGAGGATATCTCTGTAGGGCTAGAGGTCTACGTGAACCTGAACGGACCTTCGTACGATGCGGGCTGGCCTTGGAACAACACGCACGATGACCCTGCGAGCGGTTCGTCCTTCGGGCCTTTCCTGGACGCGGGCGGCGCCCCCACCACGGTAGGCCTCCGCACGTCGGACTTCGGGGTGAACACGCTGGGCTCGGTCTCCGGCTCAGGGGTGTACCCTTCGGACGTGATGCGCACGTCCTACTGGTCTAGCCGGGCATCCGAGAGCTTCACGCTCACGGGCCTGCCGTCGGGCTACGTGTACGAGCTGGTGTTCTTCGGCAGCCGTGACGAGGGCGGGCAGACGAACCGTACGACGGACTACAGCGTTGGGGGGGAGACGGTGTCGCTGAACGCCTCCAAGAACAGCACGGAGACGGTATCGATCTCGGGGCTGTCCGCGGACGCCTCGGGGGAGCTCACGGTGACGGTATCGAAAGGTTCCGGCTCCGCGTACAGCTACCTGAACGCGCTGGTGGTGAAGGGCTCCCTGGACGACGGCACGCCCCCCGCCGCCCCGCGCGATCTTTCCGCCTCGCTGGGGGCAGGCCCATCCGTGGGGCTGTCCTGGCTTGACGCGGCCTACAACGAGACGGGCTACGAGGTATGGCGCTCCACGTCTGAGGGCGGCCCATATGCCCTGCTCTCGACGGCCGATGCGGATGCCTCCGTCTATGTTGACAACGCGGTATCGGGCAGCACGGTGTATTATTACAAGGTACGTGGGGTGAACGCATATGGGGGGTCTGCCTATAGCGGGACGGTATCAGTGGGGACGCCCAACGCCCCGCCGGTATTGTCCCCTGTCGGGACCGTCGGGCTGAAGAGCGGGGAGGCGCTTCAGGTGGCCGTCATCGCCACAGACGGCGACCCCGGCGACGAGGTCTCATTGTCCGCCACCGGCCTTCCTGCATTTGCGGTGTTCGAGGACCAGGGCTCTGGGAACGGCACGCTTTCGCTGTCGCCACAGCCTGGCGACGAGGGCAGCTATATGGCCATCGCAACGGCCTCGGACCAGAACGGTGGCACGGCACAACAAGAGATCGAGATTGTGGTAACAAGTGGAGATTTAACCACCATCTATGTAAACTTCAATGAGGGCTTAAATGCACCATCCCCTTGGAATAATACAGCGGCTGCTCCAACAGCAAACAGAACAATTAGTGACCTAAAGGATGAGACGAATACAGGAACAGGTATTTCTCTAAGAATGATGGATGCTTGGTCAGGATCGAATACTTTAGGTATAAATACAGGTAATGATTCTGGTATTTATCCAGATAATGTAATACAATCAGCTTATTGGGAAAGTACTGGAAATAATAAGAGAATTAGAATTTCTGGTCTCACTGATGCTAACAAGTATAACTTCATCTTCTTTGCAAGTAGAGATGGAGGAGGTAACCGTACCACCAACTATACAATAAATGGAGAGACGGTTTCTTTAAATGCATCTTATAACGGCGATAATACTGTACAGATCAACGGGGTTTCACCAGATGCTTCTGGCGAGGTTACTATCAATGCACAAAAGGCCTCTGGAGCTAGCTATGGTTATATCAATGCTTTAATCATACAAGCTTATGAAGATGACGGTTTGCCATTATCGCCAGATCAACTAATTGTTGCAGGAACTTCAAAGACTGATTTAACAATCAGCTGGGCAGATAACTCTGACAACGAGACTGGCTTCGAAATTTGGAAGTCTTCTGTTTCAGAAGGAGGGTTTAGCTTGTATCATACTACTTCAGCTAATGTGAAGTCATTTGTTGATAATGTTCCAGAAAACAGCACTTTCTATTATAAAGTAAGGGCTATCAATACTTTTGGTGAGTCAAGCTTTACATCAGTAGTAGGAGGTTCAACGATAGCATTCACACTTTCTGTTAACTTCAATGTCGACAACCCTGCTGGAGCTCCATGGAATAATATGAATACAGATCCATTCCCGGGAACTGTACTATCAGGCTTGAAAAATGATGATGGTAACAATACAGGAATGTCTATTACTATTGTAGAGAGTAGCCTTGATTATGACGAATTCTCATTTGGGTTTGATGGTATGAATCCATTCGGGATGAATACGGGAAATAACTCTGGAGTAGTGCCAGACAACGTAATGAGAAGCTCTTACTGGATGGATCCGGGTAAAACAGCCCAATTCTTGGTGAAAGGGATGAATCTATCTTATGGATATAATTTTATATTTTTCGCAAGTAGAGATGGGGACGGAAATAGGAGTACAGATTATATAATAGATGGGAGGACAGCGACATTAAACGCTGCTAAAAATACACAGAATACCACTCAGATAAACGGTATTAGTCCTAATGACAATGGTGAGGTGTTGATTACAGTTGCTACTTCTCCAGGTTCTATGTTTGGGTATATAAATGGATTAATAGTCCAGAGTTATGTAAAGCCTCAAGGTGGTGCCAGTGCACGTGTTGCTAATAGTTTCCAACTTACCGAAGAGTTTATTGGCAGTGAGATTTCAGGCATTTATCCTAATCCTTTTACAAACACCTTTTCGGTAGATGTAGATTTGAAAGGAAAGGATGAATTGAAAATCAAAGTCTTGGATCTGAGCGGGCGTGTGGTGTACAAACATCCATATCTGATACTGGAGAAGGGTGTTCATAATGTGGATATTGATCTGACTGATATAGGGCTAAATAAAGGTATGTATTTGCTAGAAGTTAGTGGATACGAACTAGGTACCCAAGTTTTCAAACTGATAAAAAATTAATTTAACTTCTTCTCCAGATGAAGACGAAAGGTGGGCTTTATTTACTTAAAATAAGACTCATCTTTCGTCTACTAACAGAATAGTTATGCAGAAAAAACTTAATTATAGACTCCATAGTATGGATGCTTTGCGGGCTATAACTATGTTTTTGGGGGTTGTACTACATGCTGCGATGTCTTATCAGCTATATCCAAGAAGTGGCTGGCCTCAAGACAGCTCTTCTTCTAGTATGTTGTATGACTTTGTATATCAATGGATACATTCTTTTAGAATGCCTTTGTTCTTTTTAATCGCTGGTTTTTTTACACGCTTTCTTTATTTAAAAATAGGACATAAAGCTTTTTTAAAGCATAGGGTTAAGAGGATTTTAATTCCTTTTCTGGTGGGCTTGGTTTTGATAGTCCCCTTCACCGCTTTTCCATTTCATTTTTATAACTACTTTATTTCAAATGGTGAATCGTTAAAAGAATCGGCAAGTTTAGCCCTGAGAGCTGCAGTTAATTGGAATGGCCTTATCCATTTATGGTTTTTGTACTATCTTATTATTTTCTATAGTGCCTATCTAGGTTTGAAATGGATTTTAGACAAAACAGGGTTTAATGGAAAGGTATTTAGTTCGGCTTTTTTTCCCAGTACCCTCAACATAATACTGCTATCTATAGCCCTTTTTGTCATACAGTTTCTCTTTCTAGAAGTAAAGATAGAACCGTGGACAGGTATAAAAATCAGGTGGAATTTGATGCTGTATTATGGCACATTCTATTATATAGGGTATGCAATGCAAAGAAATATAGATTCTTTACATGTGTGTAATTCAGTCTATAAGTATTACTTACTTATAGGTACTTGCTTCAGTTTTTTGAATTTTTATTTGGTCAACACGCATGATGTAGCAAGCGCAAGTACTCTTAGTATTGCCTTGCTAAAGGGAAGCATAGCGATACAAACAAATCTATTGATATTTGGAATGCTAGGTTTCTTTATGACTGCTTTTGAAAAAGAGCAAAAACTCATGCGATATTTTTCTGATGCATCTTATTGGGTATATCTCATCCATTTGCCAATTGTTGTTGGTTTACAAGTACTTCTGTTGAAGCTGAACTATTTTGACCACTTCAAATTTGGGATAATTCTTCTGTTAACAACTATCATAACTTTAGTTACTTACCAAGCTTTTGTACGATATTCTATCATAGGGGTATATCTTCATGGTGCGCGCCAAAGGGAGGTATTAATACAGTCTTTCAAATCTTAAATTTTTCATATCAATATGAAAAAAACTTTTACTCATTTACTTATAGCTACTACATTCTTTCTAAGCTTTCATGTGGCTTTAGGTCAAATTTTGGATCCAAATGATCCTATTGTAGAATACGATTCTATTGCTCCCCCTATCCAACCAGCCTATGGTCAAATAGGCAAATGGGTGGTTACTCCTGAGGTAAATTGGGATTCAGATCAATGGAAGTCGTATATCTACAAAGGAGTGCCTTTTAGACTGAGGTTCCCCAATAACTACGACCCGTCAAGAGCAGAAGAATATCCTATGATATTTATTTTGCATGGATATGGTTTTAAGGATGGTACGATATATCTCAATGACCGCCACCTGAATAACGCAGGCGCAGATGCATTTGAAAGTGCTATAAATAATGGTAAGTATGATGGGTTTGTTATTTCCCCACAAGCAATTTCCAAATTCTCCTTACCGATCTTTCAAGCATTATCAGAACTGGTAACCATATTTGATGACGAGCTTAATATCGATATCAATAGAATCTCGCTCAATGGAAGGTCTGGCGGAGCCGTTTCTGTATGGGACTTCATTGCAGAGCACCCAACGTTATTTTCTTCTGCTTTGCCTATAAGTGGTATATCTCCAGGAACAGCCAGTAAAATAGAAGATTATAAATTTACACCTATTTGGGTGTTCCAAGGTGAGAAAGATAAGGGACCTTACCCTTACCAAACGGAAGCACTTGTATCGCAAGTGGAAGCTGCTGGAGGGGACATTACCTACAAGCTTTATTTAGGTAAAGGGCATGGTATTATGTCAACAGTATATGCTGAAGATGAATTCTTTCCTTATATGCTTGAATCAAATAAAGTGAACCCATGGGTGTTGTATGGCCAACACGAGTTTTGCCCAGGAGACCCTGTGAATATTATGGTTGGGGTAACAGCTGGTTTTGATGGCTACGAATGGAGAAAAGATGGCGTTTTGTTGGCAGGTGAAACAGGCAACACGATTCAAGTAACGGAATATGGTACATACGATGTACGTATCAAAAGAGGCAATGAATGGTCGTATTGGTCACCTAAACCGATGATTGTAGGGGAGAAAGCTGTTACCATAACCCCTCCTATTATGGTGAGCGAAGGAATGAGTAAAGTG
This genomic window from Flammeovirgaceae bacterium SG7u.111 contains:
- a CDS encoding acyltransferase family protein, with translation MQKKLNYRLHSMDALRAITMFLGVVLHAAMSYQLYPRSGWPQDSSSSSMLYDFVYQWIHSFRMPLFFLIAGFFTRFLYLKIGHKAFLKHRVKRILIPFLVGLVLIVPFTAFPFHFYNYFISNGESLKESASLALRAAVNWNGLIHLWFLYYLIIFYSAYLGLKWILDKTGFNGKVFSSAFFPSTLNIILLSIALFVIQFLFLEVKIEPWTGIKIRWNLMLYYGTFYYIGYAMQRNIDSLHVCNSVYKYYLLIGTCFSFLNFYLVNTHDVASASTLSIALLKGSIAIQTNLLIFGMLGFFMTAFEKEQKLMRYFSDASYWVYLIHLPIVVGLQVLLLKLNYFDHFKFGIILLLTTIITLVTYQAFVRYSIIGVYLHGARQREVLIQSFKS